In a genomic window of Methanoregula sp. UBA64:
- the msrA gene encoding peptide-methionine (S)-S-oxide reductase MsrA has translation MAFSIRDPETATFGAGCFWGVEEAFRNVPGVLSTEVGYAGGTVPRPGYEAVCTGTTGHAEAVRLLYDPDEVSYDDLLAVFWSIHDPTQKDRQGPDTGSNYRSVIFYHTAEQKRQAIASRDNLAALGKFSRPIVTDIVPATVFWRAEEYHQHYLEKQGRTCH, from the coding sequence ATGGCATTTTCCATCAGGGATCCGGAGACCGCTACGTTCGGGGCCGGGTGTTTCTGGGGCGTGGAAGAGGCGTTCCGGAACGTCCCGGGAGTCTTGTCGACCGAGGTCGGGTATGCCGGCGGGACGGTCCCCCGTCCCGGGTACGAGGCGGTCTGCACCGGTACAACTGGGCATGCGGAAGCAGTGCGGCTCCTGTACGATCCCGACGAGGTATCCTACGATGACCTGCTCGCGGTCTTCTGGTCGATCCACGACCCTACGCAGAAGGACCGGCAGGGCCCCGATACCGGGTCGAACTACCGGTCGGTGATCTTCTACCATACTGCGGAACAGAAGCGCCAGGCAATCGCGTCGCGGGACAACCTTGCCGCTTTGGGAAAATTCTCCCGTCCGATCGTTACCGATATTGTCCCGGCTACGGTATTCTGGCGGGCAGAAGAGTACCACCAGCACTACCTTGAAAAACAGGGCCGCACGTGCCACTGA